In Hevea brasiliensis isolate MT/VB/25A 57/8 chromosome 13, ASM3005281v1, whole genome shotgun sequence, a single genomic region encodes these proteins:
- the LOC110657749 gene encoding uncharacterized protein LOC110657749, with protein MKNIFKERMDPEGHCWKTITPETKEFYWDEFQKYFDWQEVTPLVKEAWRRKAAERYKALMCNVRKGKSKVIVPNSTMQKWKEAWSSPEFKAKSHQFTANRCSEIGGVGAGISRHTGGSVSHATHADRMVMISYLL; from the exons ATGAAGAATATCTTCAAGGAGAGGATGGACCCAGAGGGGCACTGTTGGAAAACTATCACGCCTGAAACAAAAGAGTTTTACTGGGATGAATTtcaa AAATACTTTGATTGGCAAGAGGTGACTCCACTAGTAAAGGAAGCTTGGAGGCGTAAGGCTGCAGAGCGCTATAAGGCCCTAATGTGCAATGTCAGGAAAGGAAAATCCAAGGTCATCGTGCCTAATAGTACAATGCAAAAATGGAAGGAGGCATGGAGTAGCCCAGAGTTTAAAGCCAAGAGCCATCAATTCACTGCTAACCGTTGTAGTGAGATAGGGGGAGTTGGGGCAGGCATCTCTAGACACACAGGGGGTTCAGTTTCACATGCTACTCACGCAGATAGAATGGTAATGATTTCATATTTACTATAG